The genomic interval TTTCCAAGAATCTTAGTGGAGGGATAGGACatgagccaagaaagaaccaattaCATTTTGTCCGAACAAAGAGGAGGATCCAGGgatgtttttattactttctttaaGAATGTTGTGTCTTAAAAGGGTTAGGGGAAGAGAAATGTGGCACAACCCCTCAGCTTCACTTTCATAACATGCAAATTATACATGCAGAACAAATTTTGGTTCTCTTTGCTGCGTGAATATGACCCATTTGCCCTGCAGCTTTCTGACCACATCTCAGCAGGACAACTGGGTTAATACGACGCAGCTCCACAGCACAAAACCCCAGGACACTTCTGATCATCAATCTCAagggtttttcatttttccaacgTGTTAACTGTGATTTGACCAAAATTTTGGTCAGCAACAGTTTTCAAAGATTAGATTTATTGATGATTATCTGCTGAGAACCTTCAGTTTGAACAGAAGGACGAGTCAGACTCGCGTATCTCTTGGCGTTGCTGTCGAGTTTGGACCCGGCAGAGACGTCCCAACGGCCCTTTAAGTGGCAGTAACCAGATCTTAGGAAACCGGGACTTACACAATAGCGCTGACTCCTCGGCAGTAACGCTCCCACATGCTCCTGAAGCGAGGCTGACCGCCGATATCCCACAACTACAGACACAGCGAGAGAGCAGCTCGGTTAGAGAAGATCATGTGTAAATATAATTAGcttgtgatgaataaaaaaggacagaaataCTGACACTTGAGTAAAAGTGTctacatttaaaacacacatttttatttttgcttatttatgtaaaagacaaaaacaacatgtttgagAGATCATGTCTTGCTCTTTGATTCATAATCTGaatattacttttttcttgTGTATCTAAATTTAAACCTGTTTATCTTATGgtttcacaattttatttacTGGATGAAAAAGAGTCTCTAGCCTAAATTATTGCTTCTAAAGATTAATGATGTCAGTAACAGCTACTGACTAATTCTTGATTAATActagcattattattattattatcttatcatATTTATTACCACTATTATGTAaagtattataatattatttcaATGTGTTGACAGATGgctcagatttttatttcaatcattGGTAATACCCTAATGCTCACGTACCGACATGACTTAACGTCGGGCTTGTTCTGAGACCCACAGTTGTTTTCAATGGATGAATTAAATGAGGTCAACacgtagttaaaaaaaatctccaattAAGAAGTTATTTGATGCTACTACATATACTTAACATGCAAGTGATGAAGATATGCATCAAACCCAGATTcttattattgtattaataattaatattattgtaaTGACAGATGACAAGCATGTTCCAACGACTGCATCAACATAAGGTATTTTGGCTCCATGTTTGCACAGcagaaggaagtggagacacgcCGTCTATCTTTGTATCattgattgtcttcatatacagtcattgattgtcTTTACATACTGTCATcgatcgtctctatatacagtgattgatcgtcttaatatactGACATTGATTGTCTTGATCATCCAACACTCAGTTCTATCAACCTGAAAAACTGTACATAAAGGTATAAAAAATGCACAGACAGCAAAGTCGAAGCAGGAAATTGAACTACCAACCTTGATAATGACGTTGCCCTTGGTGATCTTCCTCATGTTGAATCCAACTGTGGGAATCATGTCTTCACTGAACTGcccagactgaaacacacaaacacacacacttcttactGATACATATAAACCTTCCatctacagtacacacatatacacacacacacaggtagactcacaaattgaaaacaatagGAATCATGCCGTTGCGGTtggcaaaaatccaaaatcAGAGGATTTCTCGTCTGCACTGGAAACGGTTTGTCtcatttcaaaagaagaaacactCAGTAGGCTGCACACCTACAGTCCAGCCACACAGGTGTTGTATTACACCCGCTCCTATCTGCTTTTATTCCGTGGCACCCATCTGACATGATATCATTGTTAGCAGTACTTTTATGACACGATCAAATCTCAACATAATTCCACTCATTTACAACCTGACCGGTCATAAAAGGTCATTAACAGACCTGCGTGGGGCTTGAATACAGAAGCTAAGACATCAATCTCATCGGGTGAATACCAATCTATGTTAGTAGGTCAGCCAGAAATTAAACCTGGGGCTgttgtatggggggggggggggggcacccagCTGGTGATGTGTGACAGGGGGCTGACAGTGACCAGGGAGGAAAGGTCACAGTGTCAGAGGATCGACCAAATTCTAATAACAGCACCACGATGGGATTTCCAGCCCAGACATGAGGGGCTCATTCTATTCCCTTTTTCATAAAATCTGAATTTCCGGTGGAGGTTAAAATCAAATCACCGGTGCAGACGTGGGAGTAGCTGGACTGatttaacagacacacagagccgAGCGTCTGTCATCTGTACAAAACGACCCGAGACTCAAACAAACTGACAGGACTCGGGAGTCATTCGTGTATCGATGAGTCGATCCGCGTTCTTGCTGGGGTCGACCGCGAGCAGCTAGCTGACCTCACCACCGCAGGATAACAATGGATGGAGCCAGATGCTAACTGGAAACGCTGGCGTTGGCACGTCCGTCGGCGGCTGCGTTGGCCCCGGATCTTACCGCTATCACATTGACGAAGGTCGTTTTGCCGGAGTACTGCAGCCCCACCAGGGtcagctccatctcctccttccagAACAGCGCCTTGAACCAGTCCAGCAGTTTGTTGATCAGCGCTATCATCTTCGTCGTCTGACGCTAAAgctaacgctgctgctgctgcctctgctgcggCTAGGTGGCtgtgctagctagctagctggctaacgCCCCGGCAGAGTCCCTTTTTTCGAGACGATGACAGTCGCTGACACAACCACGGACGGGCAACGGGAAAACGGACGACACCGACTGGGTTAGTATGAACCGAAGATGATATTTAATAAGTCGGCGTTTTCAGGCTTCAATGTCCGCTCTGTTTTTCTGCGATGTTTACTAGCTAcgccttttttttgccacagcgCCGTCAAAAGATTTATTAACTCACACCACATCCGGTGCGGCCCTTCAAAATAGTTcgcaaaataaaacagtttccCTAGAACATATTGttcaataaagtatttatttatggacaaaatgaaagagaatatatattttttataaagaatCCTCTGTAATTTTaactttttgtctttctgtaaGTTTCCTTATTATTGATCCTGTTGTTAGGTTTGGGAAAAGCTGTCAGCAGGGTGTCCGCTCTGCTTCCGGTTTGGGTGGAGTTGATCTGtgaagcagaggagagcagaaaCAAGAGGAGACACATACTTCTGTGTTATGGAAATTCTGCCCTCTGCTGTAGACAGAAGGTACTTACTATAAAAATGAAAGGCAATCAGGTCGTCTGataatatatatgtactgtatatattaaataaattatcCTATTAAATTAATACCCATTGAAATGTTTACAGATTTGACCCTTTTATTTTGATGGAGTCGTTTTATCCCACTGTTATTCAGTGTTTACTTTGTtgatgagaaatgagaaatgccCAAAtgcatactgtactgtattgtagaattttattctaaatgtgACCAcgatttacaaaataaatatcacGTTGCATTGGAGAAGACTTGGATCTAGAGATTGGAGCAGAACCTGGAGGTTCAGGCTTCACTTCGGCTTTCTGTTGAAATCCTGTTTGAAGTCAAATTCTTcaaatatctttaaaaacaccTTGATCGTGTCaaataatatttctttattttgatttaatttaatgttcaGTCTAACATTGAGTCAGGTGAAACTCTTTAGTTGTTGTCTGGTTCCTGTGAGATCATGACACTTGTGGTTCTGCTGGTTCTCCAACTCTCGATCCGTAACTGCATCAGGTTTTGGGTTCTGCTGCTGGCGTCATCTCTTCTTGTTTCCACTGTTTTGGCTCTATTGGTTCTGAGGTCATCCTGGGTTTCATTAGGTGTGTAGAGGTTCTGTATGGTATCAGTTCatctggttctgtgtgttgtCCAGCTGGAGGTTCTGTAGCTGTGTGCTGATTCGGTCCTCTGggttctgctggttctgtgGCAGTGTGATGGGCTGGTTCTGATTCTGTTCCTGAAGAGAAAACAGTCCTGTTATCCAGAGGAACCCAATCACACACCAGCTGGTCCTCATATCTAAACCACAGATTGTTTGTCAAACATGCAGGTTTTTGGgtcacaccaacaacaaaaactccTGCTAACAAAAACtgtgtttccttctgtttggcttttaaaaagtaaaactatatGTTTCTAAAAGTTgtaaagatttacattttcagtaGAAACCAGTGAGCTTAGAGCTGAGGGTAACAGACAGATGATGGAACTGTGAGAGACCCTTGGTTTGGATCCGCTCATGAGTTAAGTTCACAATAAGTCACAGCGCCTCTGATCGGCTGGTCGATGGGTTGTCAGGTCTCTAAAAAAAGATCTGAATGTCTGATGAGGAAGAATCACTGGTCGGGGGTTCGGTACCTGGTCATGTTGTTGCTGGGAGCTGTACTGAGCCAGAGTGGAGTACAGGAACTGGTACTGCTCTGTGGTTTGGATCATCCCACCTCTGCACAGGGTGATGAGGGCGACTACAGGGTTACACATGCTACACACAGGCAATACaaacaaaggtcaaaggtgggttgttttgtttttcacctacCTGTCGAGTCGGAGTTGACAAACTGTCTCCAGGACGTCAACCTGACCCGTTTCTCTGAGCTGCTGACAACCAATACTGCTGGCTATAAAACAACCTGTCCTGCCTATACCtgcactgaggagaggagaggagacaagagcagaggagaggagatattAACACAATAGCTATGGTAAATGTTTGGGGCATCCAggtttattataatatattccTAATTAATTTTCATACCAATCATCCAAACCATATTAcccaacaataaaacacaatgaacTGTGTAATAAAACCGACTGATTTATCGGTTCGGCGATAAAATTCCGCCGATAGGAGCCTTAAGAATTTTAtgagttttctcttttctgctgAGTAGGAGATCAGGAAAGCAGAACAACCTGCAGTGGACGACGATCGGTCCAGGGCCGCGGCCCGGGCAGGGGTCTGTGCTCGGCTGAGAGCCGGGTGGTAGGAGCGACCTGCTGtacgtctccacctcctccaccagcctcAGCAGAGGAGTGGTGCATTGTGGGATGTGGTGGTCGGGCCAAGAGGTGAACCAGTAGTGTCTGACGGGACGCCGCTCCGAAGACAGCTgtgcagagaacacacactcagaatCTTTCAGTCCAGGTTCAGACACTATCATACATACATGGCCAAAAGTACGTGGACAGACAAACATTCTCTGTGCATGAGATACAGTAACATCATAGAATGATGATGTTTGTGCAGTGATGAGAGTTCTGGTGAATCTGATTCACAGAGACTTTACCTGGATCTCCATGTCGGTGACCGTGAACCCGCCTTTTTCTCTGCTGTCTCTCACTCTGAGGACGAATCTACCGAATCGACTCgtctcatcttcttcctcctcctcttcgtccctctgctcctttttgccctcttcctcctcctccctcactcttgCCGTCGCCCCTCCCGGCTGTGGCCAGTACTGCTCACATTTCTTGAAGAAATACACAGGCGCATGTTGAAGGGCGAAAACGCTGACGGTCCATATATGATGGTTTACATAAGTACCAAACATGTGTCAGGCGCGTCTCATCACCTCGTTGTTCTCCTTGAGTCTGGTAACCATGACGATAATGCTGCTCCCCTCCTGCCACACCATATCCCAGAAGTCCCCCACAGTGTGCACCATCGGGCCCTGGGTGGCGATGTAGGCCCTCTGGGCCCCTTTGTAACCCTGCAGCAAGGAGAGGGGGATGGGTTCACACAGGTGAGTGCAGTTCAGAGTGTTTTACAGGGGACTGACGAGATAACAGTTGGAATCATTAGACATGAAGAACCTGGTTACAAATACAGGGAATTTCATAAATAGCTTAACAcctgtttgtgaaatgttttattacataAGTGGGTACTATGTTTATTGGTGATGTCACTTTATAATGGCTTCACATTATTCCACTGGCCTACAGGTGGCAGTGACACATCATGAAAAGCCAGCAATGAACCAGCTAAGGCAGGGAAGGGGAAGACTATGAGCAAgtaaacaaacatgcatgtgaATGAAACAGGTTTAATTCATGTTCCTCCGTGTTTGAAACCGCGCCGCGTCTTCTGGTGACAAGGAATCCATGTTATCGTATGTGTTGACACAAAGCTGATGCTGCAAAGTGTGAGTTGTGAGGGGTGCGTCGGccgggggggttgggggtgagTTAGGGACGTGTCACTTCCTCCCTCACTTGCTGTGGTTTTCCTGGTTGTCAGACACCCACGCTAACAAAACCGACAGCGCATGACTGAGTTTCTGTCTGTCGAGctttctgacaaacacacacacacacacacacacacacacacacacacacagatgcccaCGCTGAGTGACAGTGTCACAGCAGCTTGTCTTTCTTCATAATaaaacactgaaggaaaaacatgtttttcaccGCATTGAACTCACTGTTGTTTGTACTCAATAAGTTGCGAACGTTAAAATccatgtaaacattttaatcattaaATACACGTAACAGCATTCATCTGTGAACATCTGTGTCTCTTCGAATCCAAATCCAAACGGCTTCATATCTCCGAGTGTGTAAGGGGCCTTTTCTCTCCCCCGGGGTCCCACAGGGTTCTGTGCTCggtcctcttttcttctctctttactCCTGTGGTCTGGTGTTTTTTCTTATCATTGCTACACTGATGATACTCATGATACTGAGCCCCGTGTTCCCTTCCAGCCAGATATCCGCTATCCGTGTAATTGCATGTTACTACATGTGACTGATGAAGAGCCTTAAAACAATagtgaaacagtgaaacacacatgtcattcatctttatttagGCCAATGATCTTGACACTAACACAACCGTGGACGTTTGACATTTAAACAACGTGGGCGCTGGACGGGAAAATGACGACTGCACTTGGAAACACGTCTGCAGCATGGAGGGGCTGGCTCTCACCTACACCAGGTCCCCCGCTGTCATATGTAGAAAGCTGCAGGGTAACCTGACTCAATATGAAATAACGTTAGACTGACCCTGACGAAGTTGGCGTTGATGTATCGGTCTGGTCCTGCCTCGTCCTCTGGGCTCCTCAGAATCACCCGACTCTCGGGATCTGAACAGTAAACAACATGGTCACAAAAAAAGGTTCTCACGAAAAACTGGATTGTAACAAAACCCACCAACCTCAGAGAGAGTGGATCACTGACGGAATGGAAATGGTTGAGTTGGAAAAGGTAGCTTTTGCTTTGTAAAATAGTGAGAAGAAATACACAGAAACACGGGCGCCTTTGGAAAATGACCTAATGTCGCAGCAATCTTGTCGCAAtaatcttttattattatacttcctttctctctttatttttctgcatgtatatatgcatttctatttatgtttgtatgtttgtgtgtgtatgtttgtgtgt from Scophthalmus maximus strain ysfricsl-2021 chromosome 3, ASM2237912v1, whole genome shotgun sequence carries:
- the LOC118316545 gene encoding tyrosine-protein phosphatase non-receptor type 7, whose protein sequence is MSAVHSAPPPAEEPTTPPPMTTPPRKASVRLQERRGSNLSLLLDVSRLGAEPVCSVSTPKEVWLQLLHTSSRPLTHTLLRRAAEDTNSLNVEYQKIPPNFVSAAELDVPGHTMKDRYKTILPNPESRVILRSPEDEAGPDRYINANFVRGYKGAQRAYIATQGPMVHTVGDFWDMVWQEGSSIIVMVTRLKENNEKCEQYWPQPGGATARVREEEEEGKKEQRDEEEEEEDETSRFGRFVLRVRDSREKGGFTVTDMEIQLSSERRPVRHYWFTSWPDHHIPQCTTPLLRLVEEVETYSRSLLPPGSQPSTDPCPGRGPGPIVVHCSAGIGRTGCFIASSIGCQQLRETGQVDVLETVCQLRLDRGGMIQTTEQYQFLYSTLAQYSSQQQHDQEQNQNQPITLPQNQQNPEDRISTQLQNLQLDNTQNQMN